One window of Nitrospira sp. genomic DNA carries:
- a CDS encoding glutathione S-transferase family protein, whose amino-acid sequence MEIQAQFPDEQSPDGEFQRQPDVFRQWVTANGGSGYPAERGRYHLYVSLACPWAHRTIIVRKLKQLEDVIGMTVVDPIRDERGWAFREGAGQSIDPINGFQFLREAYHATDPNYIGRMTVPALWDCVTKRIVTNSDDDLMRIFNAEFDRFTKSPVDLYPDGLRQEIDELNTFIYENVNDGVYRAGFATSQHAYERAARRLFTALDQLEARLAGRRYLFGMEFVETDWRLFVTLVRFDAVYHGHFKCNVRRIIDYPNLFGYLKDLYQTDGIAETVNFDHIKRHYYVTHDDINPTRIVPIGPNQDLTTPHGREHFGQQRPICQ is encoded by the coding sequence ATGGAAATTCAAGCTCAATTTCCAGATGAACAATCACCGGACGGTGAGTTCCAACGCCAGCCGGACGTGTTCCGACAATGGGTTACGGCGAACGGCGGCTCCGGCTATCCTGCTGAACGCGGGCGCTATCATCTCTACGTCTCATTGGCCTGTCCATGGGCTCACCGTACGATCATCGTACGCAAGTTAAAGCAGCTTGAAGATGTGATCGGTATGACGGTCGTGGATCCTATTCGTGACGAGCGAGGATGGGCGTTTCGAGAAGGCGCTGGACAATCCATTGATCCTATCAATGGATTCCAGTTTCTCCGTGAAGCGTATCATGCCACCGATCCAAACTATATCGGTCGCATGACGGTCCCGGCACTCTGGGATTGTGTCACCAAACGGATCGTGACCAACTCCGATGATGATCTGATGAGAATCTTCAACGCCGAGTTCGATCGATTCACCAAAAGCCCGGTCGATTTGTACCCGGATGGCCTGCGGCAAGAGATCGATGAGCTCAACACATTCATTTACGAAAACGTGAACGACGGAGTCTATCGAGCAGGATTCGCCACATCACAACATGCCTATGAACGAGCGGCACGGCGATTGTTTACCGCGCTGGATCAGCTCGAAGCACGCCTGGCGGGTCGGCGTTACCTCTTCGGGATGGAGTTCGTGGAAACCGATTGGCGACTGTTTGTCACGTTGGTTCGGTTCGACGCCGTGTACCATGGACATTTTAAATGCAATGTCCGACGAATCATCGATTACCCCAATCTCTTCGGGTATCTCAAGGACCTCTACCAAACCGACGGCATCGCCGAGACCGTGAATTTCGACCATATTAAGCGGCATTATTACGTGACGCACGACGACATCAATCCTACCCGTATTGTCCCGATCGGACCCAACCAAGATTTGACCACACCGCATGGACGTGAACATTTCGGCCAGCAGCGTCCTATCTGCCAATAG
- a CDS encoding efflux RND transporter periplasmic adaptor subunit — protein MANLTGVWVIGNVPEKDVQFIRKDQKVNVVLAAYPHAIVTDAITYIGDVLDPATRTMRMRVTVLNSERLLKPEMFAVVSVHGASNEDTLSVPLSAVQDGPVGKMVFVQREAGTFETRTVKLGDEEGDVVRVLEGVQAGEEVVTKGSVALKSEMERHKIEPSL, from the coding sequence GTGGCGAATCTCACGGGTGTGTGGGTGATCGGCAATGTGCCTGAGAAGGATGTGCAATTCATCCGCAAGGACCAGAAAGTGAATGTGGTCCTGGCGGCCTATCCGCATGCGATCGTCACCGACGCAATTACCTATATTGGAGATGTGCTTGATCCAGCAACGCGGACCATGCGTATGCGGGTAACGGTTCTCAACTCCGAGCGTCTGTTGAAACCGGAAATGTTCGCCGTCGTCAGTGTGCATGGAGCATCGAACGAGGACACGCTGAGCGTGCCCCTCTCGGCGGTCCAAGATGGGCCTGTCGGCAAGATGGTGTTTGTTCAACGGGAGGCCGGTACCTTCGAAACGCGGACGGTCAAGTTGGGGGACGAAGAGGGCGATGTGGTCAGGGTGCTGGAGGGGGTTCAGGCGGGCGAGGAAGTCGTGACAAAGGGCTCCGTTGCCCTGAAGTCTGAAATGGAACGGCACAAGATCGAGCCTTCGCTATGA
- a CDS encoding efflux RND transporter permease subunit, whose translation MVSLWLSGQYLSVPASIRFIELFGLAVGNGIVLVSYINQLRHKGQSIDEAVLTGCSLRLRPVVMTLMTTLLGLLPLALAQGIGAEVQRPLASVVIGRLFTSTALRLVVLPALYSVFAGRTVGKEEASEWV comes from the coding sequence GTGGTCTCGCTTTGGCTGAGCGGGCAATATCTAAGTGTGCCGGCTTCCATCAGGTTCATCGAGCTGTTCGGGCTCGCGGTGGGGAACGGAATTGTCCTTGTCTCGTACATCAACCAGCTGCGCCATAAGGGACAGTCGATCGACGAAGCGGTGCTGACCGGTTGCAGCCTGCGTCTTCGTCCGGTCGTGATGACGCTGATGACGACGTTGCTAGGGCTTCTGCCGCTGGCGCTTGCGCAAGGGATTGGGGCGGAGGTCCAACGGCCCCTCGCCAGTGTCGTGATCGGCAGACTCTTTACATCGACGGCGCTGAGGTTGGTGGTATTGCCGGCCCTCTACAGTGTCTTTGCGGGACGTACGGTAGGGAAAGAGGAGGCGTCGGAATGGGTATGA
- a CDS encoding SUMF1/EgtB/PvdO family nonheme iron enzyme: protein MRHVWARITLLCLFLAPGGWAHAAGAGDRDISRGEDLLKNKQYTEARTSLEAGIEKDPTNAQAHLSLAEACRRLEAWACAEEHYETALQLDAKAGATGSTQPRLRKATVWRSLEEVTAWRLLNDAKELLSGGKVSPEKMRQAEEALDSANELGLNNDQLALYQQLQMKLPRQRTVAVSTKPPSGGLSVGGASAETQDMPMALVPAGEFTMGSNLGEDEKPVRRVYLNAFYMDRFEVTVGQYARYLEVTDMEEPPDWNMMNQPQYQRRPVVNVDWEDAVKYCKWAGKRLPTEAEWEKAARGTDGRIYPWGNEAPTRLHANYGRKELDNHQALTPVGSFEAGKSPYGIYDMAGNAWEWVFDWYDHDYYKKGPKKNPIGPAKGEGKVVRGGSWLYVPEFLRSAHRFDAQPTNRLFGYGFRCAKTP from the coding sequence ATGAGACACGTATGGGCGAGAATAACCTTGTTGTGCCTTTTCTTAGCTCCGGGCGGATGGGCGCATGCTGCCGGCGCCGGGGATCGCGATATTTCCAGAGGGGAGGACCTGTTGAAGAACAAGCAGTACACGGAGGCACGTACATCGCTGGAGGCCGGAATAGAGAAGGATCCTACGAATGCACAGGCTCATTTGAGTCTTGCTGAGGCCTGTCGAAGGTTAGAAGCCTGGGCCTGTGCAGAGGAACATTACGAGACGGCGTTGCAGCTGGACGCCAAGGCAGGGGCGACCGGATCGACGCAACCACGTTTGCGTAAAGCGACTGTGTGGCGGTCGCTCGAGGAAGTGACGGCCTGGCGGTTGCTCAACGATGCGAAGGAGCTGCTGAGCGGCGGGAAAGTTTCTCCTGAAAAGATGAGGCAAGCGGAGGAGGCTTTGGACAGTGCCAATGAGTTGGGTCTCAACAATGACCAACTAGCCCTCTATCAACAGCTGCAGATGAAACTCCCACGGCAGCGAACCGTTGCTGTATCGACCAAACCGCCGTCAGGCGGGTTGTCCGTCGGAGGGGCCTCGGCCGAGACGCAGGATATGCCTATGGCGCTGGTGCCGGCTGGGGAGTTCACGATGGGAAGCAATCTGGGAGAAGACGAAAAGCCCGTGCGGCGTGTGTACCTGAATGCCTTCTATATGGATAGATTTGAGGTCACGGTGGGGCAATATGCCAGGTACCTGGAGGTGACAGACATGGAAGAGCCTCCTGACTGGAACATGATGAATCAACCCCAGTATCAGAGACGCCCGGTCGTCAACGTGGATTGGGAGGATGCCGTCAAGTACTGCAAATGGGCCGGCAAGCGTCTGCCGACGGAAGCGGAGTGGGAAAAAGCGGCTCGGGGAACGGATGGGCGCATCTACCCTTGGGGCAATGAAGCCCCGACTCGGCTCCACGCGAATTACGGGAGAAAGGAATTGGACAACCATCAAGCCTTGACCCCCGTTGGGTCGTTCGAAGCAGGAAAGAGTCCCTATGGGATCTATGACATGGCCGGCAATGCCTGGGAATGGGTCTTCGATTGGTACGACCATGACTATTACAAGAAAGGCCCGAAAAAGAACCCCATCGGGCCGGCGAAGGGTGAGGGGAAAGTGGTACGGGGTGGTTCTTGGTTGTATGTTCCGGAGTTTCTGCGTTCCGCGCATCGGTTCGACGCGCAACCGACGAACCGGCTCTTTGGGTATGGGTTTCGTTGCGCGAAGACGCCATAG
- a CDS encoding GNAT family N-acetyltransferase has protein sequence MVHIRAATEVDFPALLQVQQAAFGEYAGAYKVSGWTTETLESLKEDAREKHILVAEEGGTIVGSVRFWTVAGVCVIRLLSVSPTHRRQGVGKALICEIERVRTDAHKFYACTMLRTARNIQFFMNLGYRAETILPDHYDHLDLICFSKYR, from the coding sequence GTGGTTCACATTCGAGCAGCGACCGAGGTTGATTTTCCGGCTCTCCTTCAGGTGCAACAGGCTGCGTTCGGTGAATATGCCGGCGCCTATAAGGTCAGTGGCTGGACCACCGAAACTCTCGAAAGTCTGAAAGAGGATGCAAGAGAGAAACATATTCTCGTGGCGGAAGAAGGAGGAACGATCGTCGGTTCCGTGCGGTTCTGGACAGTGGCCGGCGTCTGCGTGATCCGTTTGCTTTCCGTGAGTCCCACTCATCGGCGCCAAGGTGTGGGGAAAGCCTTGATCTGCGAAATCGAGCGAGTGAGGACCGACGCCCACAAATTTTATGCCTGCACCATGCTGCGCACGGCGAGAAACATTCAGTTCTTTATGAACCTCGGCTACAGGGCCGAAACGATTCTTCCCGATCATTACGACCATCTCGACCTCATCTGCTTCTCGAAATATCGATGA